Below is a window of Dictyostelium discoideum AX4 chromosome 1 chromosome, whole genome shotgun sequence DNA.
ttttttaagtcttttttatatgaaaaatgaaataatcaaaaaaagagattgttgttgttgtttgtttttttcgatctgattattttttgctttttttttgaaaattttgctacgcaaaattctcaaaacgaaacaaataataaattacaataaagtaaaaagatggctttttaaaatagtttatttatttatttatttgttttttaagtcttttttatatgaaaaatgaaataatcaaaaaaagagattgttgttgttgtttgtttttttcgatctgattattttttgctttttttttgaaaattttgctacgcaaaattctcaaaacgaaacaaataataaattacaataaagtaaaaagatggctttttaaaatagtttatttatttatttatttgttttttaagtcttttttatatgaaaaatgaaataatcaaaaaaagagattgttgttgttgtttgtttttttcgatctgattattttttgctttttttttgaaaattttgctacgcaaaattctcaaaacgaaacaaataataaattacaataaagtaaaaagatggctttttaaaatagtttatttatttatttatttgttttttaagtcttttttatatgaaaaatgaaataatcaaaaaaagagattgttgttgttgtttgtttttttcgatctgattattttttgctttttttttgaaaattttgctacgcaaaattctcaaaacgaaacaaataataaattacaataaagtaaaaagatggctttttaaaatagtttatttatttatttatttgttttttaagtcttttttatatgaaaaatgaaataatcaaaaaaagagattgaaaataaataaataaataaattgttttaatctcaaaaattcaaaaatggCTCCTTAGCATAGTGGTATTGCGCTTCCCTAGTAAGGAAGAGGTCATGAGTTCGATCCTCATAGGAGCCTTTTAAACCAAAGGGATAAAAATCGCAGGTTCGATTCTAGTTCAAAAATATTCTGAAcctattcatttttaaatttaaattaaaattaataaaactagttttattattggttATTTCCTAAAATAAGCATGGGATATCAAATTAAAACTCCACCTGCATCAAGAAACACCAAGCAAATACCTCACAAGTATCCTTAAATCCAGAGCCAaagataaatcaatattccaaataaaagataaagataataagaCCATATCAGATAAAGAGAACATAGCAAAAAGATTTGTTGAATTCTATCAAGATCAATATGAAGAGAAAGAAGATAACGAAGAAACCCACAAGAAGTTATTAGAAAAATGGGAAGTAGACGTTGATTTAATCAAGAAACTCGAGATAGACAGACCGTTAAGAATACATGAAGTGACCAAAGCAATCAAAACTTCAAGTATCCACAAATCTCCAGGTTTAGACGGTATCAATGCACTATTCTACAAGTACCACATCAACTCAATAGCAAGAATATTGACTATAGCTTTCAACGACCTCCTCACAAATAAGAAAGAAATCCCCACAAAATTCAAAGAAGgagtaataacaacaatattcAAAACAGGAGATGAACTAAACATTTCAAATAGAAGACCAATCACCCTTCTCAATACAGATTACAAAATTTTAAGCAAAATTCTCAACAGTAGATTATTAGATATCACCAgtaaaattatcaacaaatttCAAAACGGCTTTGTTCCAAACAGGTTCATCCAAGACAATATTCAGATCATGAAGGAAGTAATAGAAATAAGTAACAAAAGAAAGAACAATACACTCATTACCTTTTACGATTTTAACAAAGCATTCGATTCAATCAGCCACAAGAGTATCACAAGAACATTAGAGCATATTGGTATCCCCCCAAAATTCACAGCGATCCTACTAAACCTACTCAAAGATactaaaaacaaaataaagatCAACGACTTTTTAGTCAATGGAATAACAATCAGAAGAGGAACAAAACAAGGAGACCCAATATCACCAACAATCTTTGCTCTAGTTTTAGAACCACTTCTAATAGATATCATCAATGATAATACAATCAAAGGCTTCACTCTACCAAATTCCAAATCATTAAAACTCACTGCATTTGCTGACGACATAGCAACATTTACAAACTCCACAGAAGAactaatgaaaattaatactAAAATCCAAAAGTACTGCTCAgcaacatcatcatcgttAAACAAAGAGAAAACAGTAATGATAGCAATAGGAGATAAACCACACGATCTACCATTCCAAGAGAGTACAGTCCCAGAAAGATATCTTGGCCTCAATTTCACCAAAACaggtttaaattcaaaatacaACACTTTAATCCaagaaatgaaaaacaatCTAATCAAATGGAAATCACAAGCAATAACGATGAAGGCAAAGATGACAATTCTCAAAACATACGTTCTATCCAAATTAACATACCATCAATACATGGATAATCTAAATGAAGAACAAATTGAGGAAATCAATAACATGACCAGATGGTTCTTATTCTCCTCAGTTAAGAATACATATACAGAAGAGAGAAAATACAAAACTATGATGAAAATAGACAGAGCATATGCAGATTGGAAAGAAGGAGGCATAAAATTATGGGATATAGAACTAAGACATATAGCATTCAAAATCTGGTACATGAACAGGCTACTCCataacaactacaacaacaacaacaatacctTACAAGAATGGTACATGGAGCAATTAAGTAGAAAAAAAGCCCACACTTCAACCCTCAACGATATGTGCAGACACTGGGGTGTATTCAGAGTCAAATTTTACCAAAACCATCCAAAGATAAATGAACTTCCAGGCTGTATAAGAAACGACAATGACGAACCACTAAAACTAAAAGAAATTTACGAACTCATGATCAAAGACAGACACCCAACACCAAGAAGAACAGAATGGCAGAAGTTATGGGCGGTGAGATACAACACAGCAATACCCAAAGTATTCATAAACATCAACAGCATTTCTCACCAAAAAGGTAGAAACACCCTCTTCAGATTCTTCTCAAGATCACTTCCAGGTATCAACCACGAAAGAGACACCAGATGCAAGATCTGTGGCCACCTATTCAGAGACCCTTATTCTCACCTCTTCACTCTATGCCAAGATATCctagatattgaaaaaaccATCATATCAACAGTTAACAAATTATCATTCATCAAAATCCACAGATGGTCAATGGAAACCTTAGACATATCAAAATACAACAGAACTGAGAGAATCTTCCCCAATCTCATAGGAATAATAGCACACCAATTATGGAAGATAATCTGTCACAAATTGTTCAACACTGATGAAAGCAAACCAGAGCCAAAATTCGAGCAAAAGGTCATAGAAACAGAATTACTAAATCTCATCGAAACTGAAAAATTCATCACACtaaagaaaatcaaacaCGACGAAGCAATACTAAAAAACACCAATCAAGATCTTcacaaatacaaattcaacaaagcCTGGCAAACCCCAGTAGTTCCGAACCCTCTTCCAATTTAAGtagtagtaaaaaaaaaaaaaaaaaaaaaaaaaaaaatataatatagtttaaaaaatttaatacaattgaataataaaaataaaatcgtTTAACAAACACCGCCGAAAAGACACAAGGACATTCCTTGAAGGTCTGATCacaggtaaaaaaaaaaaggttatttCCTAAAATGGATAAACTTTAATTAAGAAAACTTTAAACTGTCTTCATCAAAAATCACATCAggcaaattaaaaatattaaaaatcaaaaaatcaacGACTATTCTATACCAAACACAGTTTTACCAAAACAGAGTATTTGTagatcaatttatttaagaTATAGTAACTCTAAAATAATATAGCAtactattttattattgaaatatttaattaactAATcctataaatttaaaaatataaataaacaaaataaacaaCATTTGGAGCTTCTACAAATCtagaaaataattaatctaaaaaaaaaaaaaaaataaaataaactttgGTTAAGTCAatgctaaaaaaaaaaatcaaaccaAATGAAGGATACCactttaaaactaaaaaatattcattcttaaaaaaaaaaaaaaaaaaaaaaaaaaaaaagtcatattttttaatttttttttttttttaataaaaattttcaaagaatTAACCCAATCACACATGTCCCAAAATTATTATGACAATACAGACTTTCTTTCTTTCACATTCTAAAATGAAATcgaattaatttcattctttttgataatggtttattttcgatgttttgattttatttttatatttaaactctttaataattttaatttttattaatcaatcaaacataaatttaatatatacatataataaatataaataattataaattaataaataataatattaaaaaaatcatatattaataatataaataaatagccataaattaaaaatcatttttttaaaaaaaaatatatatttaaaaaaaagaatgacaaaattaaaagttggaAATATTGCACCAGATTTTGAAgctaaaaattatttaggtCAAACAGTtacattaaaagaatttaaagaaaagagTCAACCAATcgttttatatttttatccaAAAGATAATAGTCCAGTATGTACAAAAGGTAAgtcaatttatattaaatgtttttttttatttttttttttaaattactaataataaataacctttttaatataataattcatacatacatacaaaCACACACATATATATCAATATAGAGAGTTGTGAATTTAGAGATAAATATCAAAAGTTTATAGAAGCAGGCGCAGAAGTAATCGGAGTCAGTAGCGATGGTGAGGATAGTCATAAATCATTCGtttcaaaatattcattACCATTCACATTATTAACAGATAAACATAGTAAATTAGCCAAGTTATATGGTGTCAACGGTATATTATTACCAGGTAGAAAAACatttataattgataaacaTGGTATTATAGCTGGTATTCATGATGGTTTACTCAGCTCAACTTCTCATATCGatgaatctttaaaaataattgaaaaattaaaatcacaaatctaaataataatttttataataaattgtaCATGCCCACCCAcctttgtaatttttttttataataaattgtaaatttttacGTTTTATAATAACTCCAATATTTCTtaaagtttaaataatttatttaaaagttttttaaaaaatttaaaataaataaataaataaataaataaataaataaataaatatttaaaacataAAGTTCTTCTGAAAGCCTGTAAAGGTTTTGAAAAGTTATATGGTAacaattgttattatttttagatttgttttttctttaaaagttCATAACTAAATCTAATCTTTTGAGTGTTGTAATATAATTgtgtaataattaaattgttacaataaaataatgttttatcaACATATTAAATTAGATATAATCTCGCTCTCaaactaaaataatttatgatTATAATTAGACTTTTCTCACCTAGGTGGGAAAAAGCCACTTGGTGAGTTTTTAATGTCGATTGAAAAACTTATAAACATAATTTCAAATctcaaatataaaaagtaaaaattttcaatagtAAAAGACAttcataataaattttagattttgtCGATAACATCAActtattactttatttttatttatatatatttatttatttattttaattttatttttctattacAAGATTCTGATAAAACATGAGCAATAATTTAGGCGAGTATTTttaactaattttatttaactaataaatcatttatataaattattgtgTTAATGTTCAACATTTGAGGGTATATTTGATAAATcctgaaattaaaagataactaaccaaaaaatttataattttaaaaaagagagGGAAGAAGAGcaactaaattatttattaataataacacaaaCCTACTCTAATAGAtcaaattacaaaaacattattattttcatcttttttaaatacctttttttttttttttggaatatttaaaaaaaaaaaaaaagataaataatgTTTTGCGTTTGATGTATTAATACACAAAATCACAgaaatatttttgaatttttttttttttcaatatttcaTTCCTAATTTTTTActtctttttaattaaaaccatcattttttaacttttggTGGCACTAATGATGGCACCAATGCcaaaaatcttttattagtttttttaaagaaatttcattatcttttctttttttttttttttttacctgtGATCAGACCTTCAAGGAATGTCCTTGTGTCTTTTCAGCGGTGTTTGTTAAacgattttatttttattattcaattgtattaaattttttaaactatattatattttttttttttttttttttttttttttttttttactactaCTTAAATTGGAAGAGGGTTCGGAGCTGCTGGAGTTTGCCAGgctttgttgaatttgtatttgtgAAGATCTTGATTGGTGTTTTTTAGTATTGCTTCGTCGtgtttgattttctttaGTGTGATGAATTTTTCAGTTTCGATGAGATTTAGTAATTCTGTTTCTATGACCTTTTGTTCGAATTTTGGCTCTGGTTTGCTTTCATCAGTGTTGAACAATTTGTGACAGATTATCTTCCATAATTGGTGTGCTATTATTCCTATGAGATTGGGGAAGATTCTCTCAGTTCTGTTGTATTTTGATATGTCTAAGGTATCCATTGACCATCTGTGGATTTTGATGAATGATAATTTGTTAACTGTTGATATGATggttttttcaatatataGGATATCTTGGCATAGAGTGAAGAGGTGAGAATAAGGGTCTCTGAATAGGTGGCCACAGATCTTGCATCTGGTGTCTCTTTCGTGGTTGATACCTGGAAGTGATCTTGAGAAGAATCTGAAGAGGGTGTTTCTACCTTTTTGGTGAGAAATGCTGTTGATGTTTATGAATACTTTGGGTATTGCTGTGTTGTATCTCACCATTTCATTATCTTTTCagttacaataaaaaattaaaaaaaaaaaattaaaaaaatttttttttttttttttttttttgatataaataaactattgtaGTATACAATTagtatgttatttttatttatttattttaggttttttagtttttgtgaatttaaaatagtatgttattttagattaggtaattaataattaattggtggtgtAATTGTTGGAATTGGTTCATTAGTGTTTATGctccattcttttttaaattttttgatggtTTCGGACCATTGGGTTTCTTTTTGAGTTTTTGTGAGgttgtttttaattgagaATTGGTTAAAGTTTGATAACCTTTTTGAATATTCCAATCTTATTAGCTTGTgccattttgattttaatatatcataATCTAGTGTTGTGTTGTTTATTTGGTTGTTCCAATTGTCAATTGATTGAGTTATATTGAtgtcaaataatgatttgcATAACCATATCCATATTTGGTGAATAACTAATGAGATTATGTTCCAATATGCATGTGTTCTGACTAGATCAAGATTTGTGTTTATATAATTCCAGTTGAACctgtattttttatattgtgcGTTTTCtgcaaaatgaaaattaatattgatagttGGATCTGGTTTAAATgctttgttgtttgtttgtggTTTATAAATGAGTGTGtataattttgttgtttggtTTTTTGTTAGTGACCAGTTTTTGTTTCCATtgcaatttttatatataaaatattttaatttgtcgTGGTTAATGAAGTTGATTGTGTGCTGgcaattgaaaaacaaatgacCATAGGGAtcattattcatttcattGTTGCAAATGGGGCAAACTTTGTTGTGTAGATGATTAATCGGAAGACATCTAGCATGGAATCTTTGCATTGTATCTCGGCCTTTtggatcttttaatttttgaattttgacaAAAAGTTGGTCGTATGTGTATTTCCATAATAGTTGTATTGATTGTtggtaattaaaaaaaaaaaaatcctctAAAAAAGACAGACCCCTCAGGGAGTTGAACCCTGGACCAACTGCTAACTTCTTACGTTTTGGAGACAATTACAATAAACCACTATGCTAAGGAGTCATTGAAAACCAAATGGTTGACACACTTTGATAACCCGCCATTTATTTCGATCgatcgaaaaaaacaaacaacaacaatctctttttttgattatttcatttttcatataaaaaagacttaaaaaacaaataaataaataaataaactattttaaaaagccatctttttactttattgtaatttattatttgtttcgttttgagaattttgcgtagcaaaattttcaaaaaaaaagcaaaaaataatcagatcgaaaaaaacaaacaacaacaatctctttttttgattatttcatttttcatataaaaaagacttaaaaaaaaaaaaaaaaaaaaaaaaaaaaacctgggaacccaagttaatcagaaaatttccagatttttaactttttaaagaaaaataaaaaaaatagaaagaaaataagatgaaaatcacaaacaacaccacaaatattaagcaacacaaatgcctacaaaaaataagcgaaattgtggataaaactcaattaaaaaaaaaacaattcaaatacgtcataaacatcaatcacgaaccagacgataaaataaaaaaagatttagaaaaaagtttggacaaaaaagatgttttaatcaaaagtaataatacaattcaaaattcgaaacaaaaaaaaaaaaaaaaaaaaaaaaaaggtaaaccAACCCCTCTTTTAGAGaccctgtaaaaaaaaaaaaaataaaataaaatgagatctagcatctcaaggagaagcaaataataattgcgttatccaattcaaaaaaaaaaaaaaatttatatttttgtgGGTGACATGCTTTATATAGGTGAATACAATTACAATAAACCACTATGCTAAGGAGTTATTGAAAACCAAATGGGTTAAACTCTTcgattaaattatcaaaatataaaaagctaagttaaatataaaaataaattaaaatatactTGTTAACTAAATTGCATTAGACCACTTTCCTTACACATGTAAAGAATGCTCTATTTCCTGCCCACAGCTTCttgaatgaaaaaatttaacCACGGGAGTTATGAATAAATATCTTGAATTCATTGAAACTGATAAAATCTAATTGTGTCTGGGAAGGTTGAACAGAATTTtgaattcaaaattaatattataactataattaataaataaaaaaataaatagataattaaaattataaaatactttaagaatatatataatttctaaaagtaattttagaaataataattataggaATGAACCATCTTCGATACAATTTAATAAGTGTAATGAATACTCTAATACTTTACATGAcactttaaatattaatttacacTTACTACTACTTTCcttgaaaaaatgaaataaacaTCTTTGGGTTATTCCCTAAAAAGAAGACACCTTAGCAAAGTGTATAACCCATTTGGTTTTCGATGACACCCAAGCAAAGTTTTTTACCCATTAGGTTATCTATGACAGTTTAGCGAAGTGTATTACCCATTTAGTATTCCTTAacaacttttttttgaattggataacgcaattattagttgcttctccttgagatgcaagatctcattttatttgtagTTTTTTACAGGGTCTCTAAAAGAGGGGTtagtttacttttttttttttttttttttttgtttcaaattttgaattgtattattacttttgattaaaacatctttttttcccaaacttttttctaaatctttttttattttatcgtctAGTTCGTGactgatgttgatgatatatttgaattgtttttttttatttgagttttatccacaatttcgcttattttttgttggCATTTGTGCTTAACTTGGTTgccaggtttttttttttttttttttattttttttttttttttagtctttttatatgaaaaatgaaataatcaaaaaaagatacCTCCACCAAAGAATAAGTAACACTCCTACTTCATATATAAAACTGTGGGAAGAGGAactcaaaaacaacaacaacaacaaaacaacaacaacaaaacaaaatcaactacACTGGCAATGCAAGCAAGCATGGACCCAATTAAAAACTCCacaaaataaacaaacacACTACGAAAACCtcccaaaattaaaaaaaatatacgaGGATATGATGACAACCCAATCTCCAGAACACAACAAATTCATACCAACTCCTGgccaaaaagaaataattaccaaaattaatagCAAACACCTTCCTTTCCCTTGACAACTTAGCAAAGTATTTTACCCATTTGATATTCGATGACACCTTAG
It encodes the following:
- a CDS encoding AhpC/TSA family protein, with amino-acid sequence MTKLKVGNIAPDFEAKNYLGQTVTLKEFKEKSQPIVLYFYPKDNSPVCTKESCEFRDKYQKFIEAGAEVIGVSSDGEDSHKSFVSKYSLPFTLLTDKHSKLAKLYGVNGILLPGRKTFIIDKHGIIAGIHDGLLSSTSHIDESLKIIEKLKSQI